A single genomic interval of Lathyrus oleraceus cultivar Zhongwan6 chromosome 7, CAAS_Psat_ZW6_1.0, whole genome shotgun sequence harbors:
- the LOC127104750 gene encoding glycerol-3-phosphate dehydrogenase [NAD(+)] GPDHC1, cytosolic, producing the protein MVSLGSKMNGTSENGYSNGSVHSINSNFEEKLDELRNLMGKVDGDPLRIVGVGAGAWGSVFTAMLQDAYGSFRDKTLIRIWRRPGRTVDRATATHLFEVINSREDVLRRLIRRCAYLKYVEGRLGDRVLHADEILKDGFCLNMVDTPLCPLKVVTNLQEAVWDADIVINGLPSTETREVFEEISNYWKERITVPVIISLAKGVEAELDPEPRIITPTLMISRATGVSIENILYLGGPNIASEIYNKEYANARICGAEKWRKPLAKFLRQPHFIVWDNGDLVTHEVMGGLKNVYAIGAGMVAALTNESATSKSVYFAHCTSEMIFITHLLAEEPEKLAGPLLADTYVTLLKGRNAWYGQKLAKGELSLEMGDSIKGKGMIQGVSAVKAFYELLSQSSLNVLDPDENKHVAPVELCPILKMLHKILIIRESPVQAILQALRDETMNDPRDRIKIAQSHVFYRPSLLGQQS; encoded by the exons ATGGTGTCATTGGGATCAAAAATGAATGGAACTTCTGAAAATGGATACTCAAATGGTTCTGTTCATAGTATAAACAGTAATTTTGAAGAGAAGCTTGACGAACTTCGTAACCTAATGGGGAAAGTGGATGGTGATCCGTTGAGAATAGTTGGCGTCGGTGCTGGTGCATGGGGCAGTGTCTTTACAGCTATGTTACAGGATGCTTATGGTAGTTTTAGAGATAAAACTTTGATtaggatatggagaagaccagGAAGAACCGTCGATAGGGCCACAGCTACGCATCTGTTTGAGGTCATCAATTCCAGGGAGGATGTGTTGAGGAGGCTAATTAGGCGCTGTGCTTATTTAAAATATGTTGAGGGAAGATTGGGTGATAGGGTTCTTCATGCAGATGAGATCTTGAAAGATGGGTTTTGTTTGAATATGGTTGATACTCCTCTTTGCCCTCTCAAGGTTGTCACCAATTTGCAGGAGGCTGTATGGGATGCTGACATTGTGATTAATGGCTTGCCATCCACGGAAACCCGTGAGGTGTTTGAAGAAATTAGTAACTACTGGAAAGAGAGAATCACAGTTCCTGTCATTATTTCCTTGGCAAAGGGTGTTGAGGCTGAATTGGATCCTGAGCCGCGGATCATAACACCTACTCTAATGATCAGTCGAGCAA CTGGAGTCTCCATTGAAAACATCCTCTATCTTGGAGGTCCAAACATTGCCTCTGAGATTTACAACAAAGAATACGCAAACGCTAGAATATGTGGAGCAGAAAAATGGAGGAAACCATTGGCAAAGTTTTTGAGACAACCCCATTTTATAGTGTGGGATAATGGCGATCTTGTTACACATGAAGTTATGGGTGGATTAAAGAATGTATATGCTATTGGAGCAG GGATGGTAGCTGCTTTGACAAACGAAAGTGCCACCAGCAAATCAGTGTACTTTGCTCACTGCACATCTGAGATGATTTTTATCACTCATCTATTGGCAGAAGAACCAGAGAAACTTGCAGGCCCTCTCTTGGCTGATACTTATGTAACCTTGTTGAAAGGTCGTAATGCATGGTACGGACAAAAGTTGGCCAAAGGAGAATTGAGCCTTGAAATGGGTGATAGCATCAAAGGCAAGGGAATGATTCAG GGAGTCTCTGCTGTTAAAGCATTCTATGAGCTACTGAGTCAGTCCAGCTTAAATGTCCTAGATCCCGATGAGAACAAGCACGTTGCCCCAGTGGAGCTTTGCCCTATCTTGAAGATGTTGCATAAAATACTAATAATAAG GGAATCTCCGGTACAGGCTATTCTTCAAGCATTGCGAGATGAGACGATGAACGATCCTCGGGACCGTATTAAGATCGCACAGAGCCATGTGTTTTACCGGCCATCTCTTCTTGGTCAGCAGTCTTAG